The sequence CCCCTATCAGAAAGTTCTACACTGTTATGCCTTTCTTCAACAAAATAAAGAAGTTCTTCGTTTATCAGATTCATTTTCTTGTCTCTGATATACAAATCTTCATAATCCTGTAATTGTTTCTTCAATTCACCCTGTTTCATTAACTTAGTAAAGGATTTGTTCTTAGGCGCTCCCCGATAAATTTTGAGGAGAAGATTTCCTATCTCATCCTGATCACGATCTGTTTCTTTTGCCAGTTCTTCCCGCAATCTTCCAACAAAGCCATTGATCAATATATTCTGTTTATCAACAAGCTGGCGGATCATAGGCTTCAATTCAGGATAAAAATTCTTGCTTTCTGAAACGGGACCACTGATGATAAGTGGCGTTCGAGCTTCATCGATCAGAACACTATCCACCTCATCCACTATGGCATAATATAATTTGCCCTGTACCAGTTGTTCTTCTCTGATTGCCATGTTATCACGCAGATAATCAAATCCAAATTCACTGTTTGTGCCATAGGTTATTTCGCACTTATAAGCTGCCAGTTTCTCATCATTATTCAATCCATTTATATTCACACCCACTTTCATTCCATGAAATTCAAAAATCGGTTTCATCCATTCGGCATCACGGCTTGCCAGATAATCATTCACAGTTATAAGATGACAGCTATGTCCCGAAAGGGCGTTAAGAAATAAAGGCATTGTAGCTACAAGGGTTTTTCCTTCTCCAGTTGCCATCTCTGCGATTTTGCCTTCGTGCAAAGAAATTCCACCAATTAATTGAACATCATATGGAACCATTTCCCAAACCTGCATTGTACCACGCACTTCAAATTCATTACCCAGCATTCTACGACAAGTATCTTTCACAATTGCAAAAACTTCAGGTAAATATTCTCCCAGGATTGTTTGTCGTTCCGTTTTTATCTGTTCGATCAAGATGTCTATCTGATTGCCATAAGAGGTTCGCTCTGAATCCTTTACAGCCATCTGATAATCACGCTGCAATTCATCCAGCTTTGTCTCAGAACCGGAGATACGCTCTTTAATATTATCTCTAATGGCATTTACTCGCTCTCGCAGTTCATCATCACTCAAATCAGCCAGATTTGGATATATTTCATGAATTTTATCTAAATAAGGCTGAACTTTCTTCAGTTCGCGTTCATATCTATCACCAAACAGTTTCAGCATTATATTCTTTAGCATTATAACTTCCCGTCTTTTAATATACTATAATCAGCATTTCTGTATTATGTGTCAATAACTTCAAGTTTTTTACTCTTCAAATATCTATGACAAAGTTTCCAGCCAGGATCGATAATCCTGAAGAAATCTTTTGGCATTTTCTCCGGTTAAACTCAAACGCCAGAATGAATCTCCACCCTGTACGTTTTGAAAATTTATCTTCAAGACCATTTCACCCAGCTCATCCATCCACTGACAAAACAGCACTTTTTTATAAGGAATCACGTATTCTTTATCATCATAATAACTTTTCATCTTCATTTCCCTCCAATTGGCAAACTTCTATTATTGTCTATCATGTCAATTATTTTCTACCTTACTAAGGTTCTAGTTTCAGGATATCTAATTTTATTATAACGTGAAATAATCAATAGAGAATAAAAAAAGGGACAAACAAAAGTTTGCCCCATCAGAAAAATGTTTTTTGATTATTTCTTAATTTACAGGCTCTTTGCCAGAATATCAAGTCCTTTCTCTAATTTAGCAATATCTAAAGCATAACTGATCCTTATCCAGTTTTTGCCATTTTGTCCAAAAGCGCTCCCTGGGATCACAATTACGCCATTTTGGGAAAGCTCTGCTGCCAGTTTGGTATCATCACCATCAATCTTGATAAAAAGATATGGTGCAGCATCAGGTGTGAGATATTCTATATGTGGCATTCTGGCAGCAAAATATTTCACTATAAAATCATAGTTCTTTTGCAATTGGGCTTTGATCTCATCAATCGTTGCCATCCCTGCTTTGCTTAAAGCTGTAATTCCAACTTTCTGAGAGATATAAGGAGCACAGGTGCTCTGATATTGATGAGCTACAACTATCGGTTTAATATATTCAGAAATCTTGCTTGCAGCCCAGCCAATCCGCCAACCCGTCATACAATATGCCTTGCTTAATCCTGAGATCACTATGGAATTATCATATAATTCCAAAATACTGGGCTGACGCGGGATAAAGGTCAATTCCCGGTATATCTCGTCTGACATGATCATGATATTCTTTTCTGAGCAAACATCTACCATATATTGCAGTTCTTCAAGCGTAAAGCATTTACTTAAAGGATTAGATGGATTGCAGATCACCACAATTTTTGTTTTGCTGTTTATCTGGGCAGCAAAGTCTTTTCGGTCAAGACAGAATCCCTTAGCAGGCTCAAGCCGGTAATATACTGGAATACCCTTATTCAGCTTAATAGATGCCTCGTATGCCAAAAACGTAGGATCAGCCAGCATCACTTCATCTCCAGGATTCACAAAAGCTGTAAAACATGAATGGATTGCCTCAGCAGCGCCGCAGGTTATGCACACTCCATCGATTTCAATCTCATTGTTATAATAATCAGCCACTTGCTCGCGAAATTCTTTCATACCAGCATTTTCCGTATATCGGCAGTTTTCATTTAATGCCACTTCAGATGCCCTTTTTCTCAATAATTCAGGAGTTTCAAACTGAATCTCTCCCAATCCCAGGTTTATTGCCTTTCCCTGTGCTGCTTCAAATATCTGTCGTATTATCGATTTCTGGACAGAATTCATCCGCTCAGCTTGCTTTAAAAGCATTTTACCTCCATGATAATATTTTTTGAACTCATAAATGGTGACCTTTTTATTCTGTCAATCATAATAAAAAATCACCACCTAAACAGAAATTTAGGAGGTATGTGTTAATATCTCATCTTGTGATTGAGAATCTATTTCTTATAAAAATGTAATAACCTTTGCTCCTATATTATTACCAGCTTTCAGCTCCAGTAAAGCCTCATTTGCCTTTCTCAGTGGATATTCCGTAACTGCTGGTATTAGTTTCATCGCGGCTGCAATATCCAAAAATTTCTGTACATCTGATATTGTCACATTCGCAACTGACTTGATCTCTTTCTCCTGCCAGAGATGCTCTTCATATCTGATCCGTAAAAGCTGATCCTGGTCATGATCTTCCTTGCGGATAGCATTGATCACAAGTCTTCCACCAGATTTCAGATTAGAGAGAGCTTCCACCACTGGTTTCCACACGGGGGTAGTATCTATAATAGCATGACACTGTAAGGGTGATTTTTCCGAAGTATCGCCTGCCCATTCAGCACCTAATGAAAGAGCAAACTCACGCTCAGCTGGATTTCGGGCAAATACTTGAAAATGGCTTTTCGGATATAGATATTGTGCCGTTTTAAGTACTAAATGTGCTGATGCCCCAAATCCGGTAAATCCCAGATAATCACCATCTGAAATATTGGCAAGCTTCAATGACCGGTAACCCACTGCTCCAGCGCATAGCAATGGAGCTGCTTGTATTGCAGAATAGAAGTCAGGGATTTTTACCGTAAAAGCTGCTTTTGCTGCCATATATTCAGCATATCCACCATTTACATCTCTACCGGTTGCCATAAATTCTGAGCAAAGATTCTCCAACCCATTCTGGCACCATTCACACTTTCCACAGGCAGAAAATATCCACGCTACTCCCACTATATCTCCAGGCAGAAAGTTATCTACATCAGCACCGGTTTCTATCACTTCTCCCACCACCTGATGACCAGGAATTACCGGATATTGAGGTGGGGGAGTGCGACCTTCTATTTCATCAAGCTCTGTGTGACAGATCCCGCATGCCTGCACCTGGATCAATATCTCATTCTTCTTGATCTCAGGCACTGCAATATCTACAAGCTGCAGAGGTGAGGTCTCTTCTTTCAGATCATATATAGCATCAAGTATCATTGCTTTCATTATAACACATCCTTTTATTTAAATCTGGTTCGATAATATTTAAAAGGTATATTTCACTTTCATATAAGCCTGCCGGTAATCTACAATATATTTCTCTTCGATTTCATCCTGGACGGTTTTGTAACCTAAATAAAGATAGCATTGATCTTTGAATTCATAGCTGAGATTGGAGAAGAAACCCAGGTAGGCTGTATGCCACTCTGTTTCACAATTATTGTAGCGTAAACCATTCGTGAGAGAAAAGCGATTAGAAAAATTTATGGTTAAATTCATATTTCCAATCCAGTATTGCTCATCTATCCCGCAGGAATCAGGAAAATCAAAATACCTCTGTCGCTGTGCTGAAAGGTTGTAGAAAATATTATTACTTATAGCTCCAAAAAAACTAAGACAATAATTATCTGTATCAGAATTTTGCTCAAGACTATAAATGACACTTTTCCCGGCATTATAACTGACACTTACGCCCAGCCAGTCATATTTCCAATAACTACCAGAAGTCCAGACATTATTCCAGTCAAAAATTGTACCGTTATATTCCTCTTTACCTAAGTTAAGATTCATATTGAAATTAATTTTCAGTTGTGAATTCAACCAGAAATTAATCCCGCCATTCTCCTCAATCATGTCTTTACTGCCATTATCAATAGCTTTATGATACCAGATACCAGAACCGAATCTTTGCAAGAAATCGCCTTCTGGTTCGCGATTATAAGAGATATTGGTATTCATAGCAGAGAAATTACAATTATAGACCAGTCCCATATCTGTATAAAAATCTTTGCTGCGACTGCAGCCAAAAATAGACCAGTCAAAATCGCCTTTCTCACCATTATACCCGCAATTAAATGTATATCCTTTTCTGTTTTCTTGCTCAGGACTATCTTTATATGAAAGATCAATTTCAGTCCATACTGTTTGATTTTGGCTGAATTCCCAACGTGGATTGATAACCAGAACTTCATTATGATATTCTTTGTTCATCCGGTTCAGCAGCGTCATCTGAATGTTTAAATTATTCCATTTTGGTTTGAATGCCAGCAGATTATACACATCATCACTATGCAGCACTTCACCATTTTCTTTCACTTCTTTATCCATGGCAGACATAAAGCCATAGGAAAAGTGTTCCGTATTACCGGTTAATTTCACAGCATAATTGGGCTGCCTGATATGTCGCGAATAAAATATATTATTATCAACGCCAAATACATCCAGATCCTCAATAAAGAAATACCTGTTTTCATAAAAACTGGGTTCATAGCGAGCATTAAAATTATTCTCTACCTCATCCATGGGAATATCAGAAAAGTCAGGATTAAAGCTCAGTTTTAGCTTAGTTCCTGAAGACGGATTATAGGAAAAATCGAGACCCACATTATCAGGATCAAAGGAATCTTCCTTTTCTACCAGATCATATTTTTTCACGAAGTAAGGAGCTATCTTATAGTTCTTGTTTTTGGCAATTTCATCTTTCAGGCAAACGTCATACGCTGTCCGGTAATAATCCTTACCCATCTCAATTGTGCCATAGGGAAGTGAATAAAACTCCTCTTCGACTTCAAAATAACGCGTCATGATAATTTTCCAGTTATAGGGCGGATTACCCCAAAACCGCAAATCCTTGAAAGGTATAGTCATCACGCTTTTCCATACATTCCCTGAAATAGTACTTTTGCTTTGATAATCGCTGTTCCAGCTTGTATCAATATTCATATCAGAGTTTCTGATGCAGTCATAATGATTGTCTAATGGAAAGGAATAGAACATATAGGCATAATAATTCTTGATATCAGTGATGATCTGAATCCTGAAAAAGTCAGAGTCCACCCATTCATCAGCAGAAGCCAGCCTGCCCTCTTCAAATTTATCATCAATTTCACATTCCATCAGCACATACAATTTTTCGCAGTCATGCCAGAGCCACACATCGGTCTGCAAAGGCACTGCCACAGAGTCATCTGGTGAAATCCGCACAAATCCGGTTAATCGATTTGTCTCAACCTGCAATTCTTCTGCAGAAAACGGTATCGTGAATGCAGCTAACCCGCAAGAAAGCATTATCAGTATAATAAATATTAAAAGTATTTTCAAACCTACCTCCAGATTAAACTAATCTCTGTTTCCATTTTTCCAGATAAAAAGTCAAGAATATTCTCCTGGTCTGACAATACGGACAAAATCAATTAAGCATTTCAATAAAATATCGAGATTAATGGGAAATAGATATTTTTATATGTCATCTTGGAGTTTGATTTGGATAAAAAAAGAGGGGGGGGCAGATAATAGCTGCCCCCCCCCCATAGTCCATTCAAAGGAGAGACGGACTAATTATTTCAAAAGGACTACCTTTTGAGTGTTGTTAGCAGTATCAGTATTGAAGTTCAGGAAGTAAATTCCTGATGGTGTATTCTGAGCATTCCAGCTGACACTGTGATTTCCGGCAGCCATCTCTTCATTAAGAATAACGGCTATCTTTTGTCCTTTGAGATTATAAACTGTTATCTTCACGTTCTCTGTCTGGGAGAGACTGAACTGAATATTTGTTACCGGATTGAAAGGATTAGGATAAATCGCATTCAGCGTAGTTACTTCCGGTAATTCCTCGATATTAACTGTGAAATCTATTTCATTAATAGTTCCACTGATCTCACTGCCGATCAGGTTTTGAGAATCAAGACTAATCCGGCAAATCTCACCATTTATAGGTAGAGCAGAAGCCAGAGCCATCTTGCTGCCATTTACGCAGGTGAGAGCTTGATCACTATTGAAGCTGATTTCTCTGCCTGTGAGATCTATATTAAGTTCGATCAGGAATGAATATAATTCTCCCTGAGCACTGATGATCAATTCAGTATCAACCTGAACAATTGAGAGTTCTGCTGCAGGATGAACATGAATTTCTCTTGCTTCAACCGGGAAGATATCGATTATACCAACGCTATACTGCAGTACAAGAGCAGCATCATAAGCATCCACATCCTGATCTCCGGAAACGTCTCCGGCAATCATCTGCCATGTCCAGGGAAGTGGAGAACCTACAGGATCCATTCCCACAGTGTATTGCAGTAGATTAGCAGCATCATAGGCATCTACTACTCCATCAGCAGTAACATCACCATAGAGTATGGCAATTCCTTCATTATATATCATGTTTGAGAATGCTGGTTCTGATAATACATCACCAAGATATTCTACGCGTACACAATATTCATAATCCCCTTCTACGCCTATCTGATCCCAGCTCGTATCTTCATACATAGTGTCTTGTAGGGATGAAGCGATTAATGTCCAGCTCTCAAAATTAGCTTCATCATCTGCAAAACCTCTAAATATGCTGTAACCCTCCATGCGTTCCAGACGATTTAAGGTTCCAGAGTCTTTGCTGAATTCATTTTCAACTATTGCTGAGAAAAGTGGTACTGAACATCCACGTGTCTCTGGTTCTCCAATATAAACATCATCGATATCCCAGCCGGAATAAGTTACAGAACTATCAGAACCAAAGTGGAAACGGAACATTACGTCTTCGCCATCATACATAGATAGATCAAAGGCTGCCATTATCCAACCGCCTGAAGTACCATTATAGCAGACTTCTCCATTTAAACCTACAGCAGTTCCTGGATAGCCACCAATAGGTTCGATGATTGTCCAGATTGCGCCTTCATCCAGCGAAATCTTCACATTACCACCGTCCCAGTAGTTTTCAATGTCATACCACTGATAGAAGATCAGTTGCGTTTCATCAGAAGGAATACCGATCACTGGAGTATAAAGTGAAGAGTTAGCACTGTTGGGGTATTGAGTATTAGGCCATGCACTCCAGCAATTATCTCCACTCCAGGCATTACCGGCATTACTGCCGTTTGCCCATTCCCAGCCAGCATCACCGACAAATTCACCATCATCAGCTTCAAAATCATAGAAAGTATTCAAAGCTCCTGAGGGTGAATGCCAGGTGATTTCGGCATTTCCAGATGGGTTTTCTTCAACATAAACATCATGGGCAGGATATATCATTTCTGTGATCATACCTTCGTAGATGACCACACTTTCCATAATTTCAATATTATCTTCCAGAGTGGCAAAATTCGTAAGCTCTGCTTCCAGATTATAATTACCTCTCCAGATGTTAGTGATCACACATTCACCGTTTTCATCAGTGACAGCCATATATTCCGGATAATTTCCATCTGGATCAGGCTCTGTAGCTTCCAGAGAAACTTCTGCACCTACCGGTATATCACCAATATTGGTCGTGAGTGTTACTTCCAGAGTGGCATACATATTTTTGCCAACCCAATTACTGAAGGCTGGACCAGACATGTTGTTATTGGTATAAACAGAGCGAACAGCATAGGTATATACTATACCATCTATCAGGTTAACCCAATCAACATCAGTATAGAGGATGTCGGGAATTATGGCGGTATTAACCTGATTCCACATCTCCCAGTTCGCTTCATCACCATATTCACCAATGAATACATTATATCCCATTAGTTCACGATCACGAGTGGCATTAATTCCACTTTGAACAGCGAATGGATTTGTATTATGAATTGGCATGTATTTAGCTTCACCCACTGACTGTGTTCCAACAGGTAAATTATGAGCATATTTGTCTATAGTTCCTTTATGCGGTGTGATATTACTGAAATCTGCTACTGGATTTTCATAGCTTACAGTTAACTCACGTCCAGAAGGACCTTGCACAATTGCTCTCAGCATGAAATCCTGATAAGTTGAAATAGTCCATGCAGTACCACCTGTAACGTAGTGTTCATAGCTTCTGCCCATAGTAGGAGTTGTTTCGTCAATTCCAATTCCAGCACAATCAGGATATACTCCACCTTGAGCATAACCCAGGAAGAATTCGGTTCCATCAACAGGAATTGGTGTATCAAAGGTAAATGGTACCCAGTAATAATCAGTAGGGGTAACTTCCACGCTGCCTAATAATTCACCAGGCAGTCCTGTGGCATCATCATAAGCCCAAACACAGGCGGTGAAAGGAGTCAAAATATTTCCAGCGGGCCAGGTTCCATCATAAATATGCATACTTCCACCAGTTACCATACAGGGTCCTCCCTGAGCAGTGAACCAGACTGATCTTTCATTTCCAGGATCATACCAGGCAGTAGCATTTTCAGCTACATCATCATCATAGATGATTTCATAGGGTGGATAGGCTCCCGGAGCTTCCCAGGTGAGATCACATTCAGTATCTTCCGGATTTACAACTGCCAGCACTCCAGATGGAGGATTGGCTTCCTCGTAGACCATTCCAGTATATGTGACCACATCTTCCAGAATATCAATATTATCAATTAAAGTAGAAAATCCTGGATATAATGCTGTCAGATCATAATTGCTTTTCCAGATTCCAATTATTGTGCATTCTCCATTTTCATCAGTTATTCCGCTGTATTCAGGATAATTGCCATCAGGATCAGGTTCAGTAGCTTCCAGAGTTATTTCTGCACCTGCAGGAATATCACCAACATTGGTAGTCAGCGTAACTTCCAGAGTGGCATACATATCTT is a genomic window of Candidatus Stygibacter australis containing:
- a CDS encoding pyridoxal phosphate-dependent aminotransferase — encoded protein: MLLKQAERMNSVQKSIIRQIFEAAQGKAINLGLGEIQFETPELLRKRASEVALNENCRYTENAGMKEFREQVADYYNNEIEIDGVCITCGAAEAIHSCFTAFVNPGDEVMLADPTFLAYEASIKLNKGIPVYYRLEPAKGFCLDRKDFAAQINSKTKIVVICNPSNPLSKCFTLEELQYMVDVCSEKNIMIMSDEIYRELTFIPRQPSILELYDNSIVISGLSKAYCMTGWRIGWAASKISEYIKPIVVAHQYQSTCAPYISQKVGITALSKAGMATIDEIKAQLQKNYDFIVKYFAARMPHIEYLTPDAAPYLFIKIDGDDTKLAAELSQNGVIVIPGSAFGQNGKNWIRISYALDIAKLEKGLDILAKSL
- a CDS encoding zinc-dependent alcohol dehydrogenase family protein, which encodes MKAMILDAIYDLKEETSPLQLVDIAVPEIKKNEILIQVQACGICHTELDEIEGRTPPPQYPVIPGHQVVGEVIETGADVDNFLPGDIVGVAWIFSACGKCEWCQNGLENLCSEFMATGRDVNGGYAEYMAAKAAFTVKIPDFYSAIQAAPLLCAGAVGYRSLKLANISDGDYLGFTGFGASAHLVLKTAQYLYPKSHFQVFARNPAEREFALSLGAEWAGDTSEKSPLQCHAIIDTTPVWKPVVEALSNLKSGGRLVINAIRKEDHDQDQLLRIRYEEHLWQEKEIKSVANVTISDVQKFLDIAAAMKLIPAVTEYPLRKANEALLELKAGNNIGAKVITFL
- a CDS encoding T9SS type A sorting domain-containing protein, translating into MLSDAAFSNWVGKDMYATLEVTLTTNVGDIPAGAEITLEATEPDPDGNYPEYSGITDENGECTIIGIWKSNYDLTALYPGFSTLIDNIDILEDVVTYTGMVYEEANPPSGVLAVVNPEDTECDLTWEAPGAYPPYEIIYDDDVAENATAWYDPGNERSVWFTAQGGPCMVTGGSMHIYDGTWPAGNILTPFTACVWAYDDATGLPGELLGSVEVTPTDYYWVPFTFDTPIPVDGTEFFLGYAQGGVYPDCAGIGIDETTPTMGRSYEHYVTGGTAWTISTYQDFMLRAIVQGPSGRELTVSYENPVADFSNITPHKGTIDKYAHNLPVGTQSVGEAKYMPIHNTNPFAVQSGINATRDRELMGYNVFIGEYGDEANWEMWNQVNTAIIPDILYTDVDWVNLIDGIVYTYAVRSVYTNNNMSGPAFSNWVGKNMYATLEVTLTTNIGDIPVGAEVSLEATEPDPDGNYPEYMAVTDENGECVITNIWRGNYNLEAELTNFATLEDNIEIMESVVIYEGMITEMIYPAHDVYVEENPSGNAEITWHSPSGALNTFYDFEADDGEFVGDAGWEWANGSNAGNAWSGDNCWSAWPNTQYPNSANSSLYTPVIGIPSDETQLIFYQWYDIENYWDGGNVKISLDEGAIWTIIEPIGGYPGTAVGLNGEVCYNGTSGGWIMAAFDLSMYDGEDVMFRFHFGSDSSVTYSGWDIDDVYIGEPETRGCSVPLFSAIVENEFSKDSGTLNRLERMEGYSIFRGFADDEANFESWTLIASSLQDTMYEDTSWDQIGVEGDYEYCVRVEYLGDVLSEPAFSNMIYNEGIAILYGDVTADGVVDAYDAANLLQYTVGMDPVGSPLPWTWQMIAGDVSGDQDVDAYDAALVLQYSVGIIDIFPVEAREIHVHPAAELSIVQVDTELIISAQGELYSFLIELNIDLTGREISFNSDQALTCVNGSKMALASALPINGEICRISLDSQNLIGSEISGTINEIDFTVNIEELPEVTTLNAIYPNPFNPVTNIQFSLSQTENVKITVYNLKGQKIAVILNEEMAAGNHSVSWNAQNTPSGIYFLNFNTDTANNTQKVVLLK